The following are encoded together in the Blattabacterium cuenoti BPAA genome:
- a CDS encoding 3-phosphoshikimate 1-carboxyvinyltransferase gives MSSYIKIYKNRRGLYGSISITGSKSISNRLLILKAIYKDDIHIENLSNCEDTKILKKSLISSSNILDIHHAGTAMRFLTSYFSIQEGKTVILTGSDRMKERPIFVLVEALKKLGSEIHYLEKEGFPPIQIFGKKILGGEIDMNAKISSQYISSLMLIASQFQMGLKIYLKGNITSIPYIKMTFNLLTLAGIKADWKEKMIHIYPVKNQGKKCFSVESDWSSASYYYSMSAIAKKSHIILRSYSNKSLQGDKKVCDIYNQYFGISTVFDQNVITLKKKLNFLLPRFIELDLNNTPDLAQTIVVTCAAIGIKCSLKGLETLKIKETDRLKALKEELLKFGVITKITKSCLKITDFYRKKIDSFIRIRTYQDHRMAMSFSTFGLCSDFIKIENPNVVEKSYPNFWKDLESLGFLIDYEE, from the coding sequence ATGTCTTCTTATATTAAGATTTACAAAAATAGGAGGGGCTTATATGGTTCTATATCTATAACGGGATCTAAAAGTATATCTAATCGTCTTTTAATTTTAAAAGCTATTTATAAAGATGACATTCATATTGAAAATCTTTCTAACTGTGAAGATACAAAAATATTAAAAAAAAGTTTAATTAGTTCTTCTAATATATTAGATATTCATCATGCGGGAACTGCTATGCGTTTTTTAACTTCTTATTTCTCCATACAAGAAGGAAAAACAGTAATATTAACAGGATCAGATAGAATGAAAGAGAGGCCTATTTTTGTACTCGTAGAAGCTTTAAAAAAGCTAGGATCCGAAATTCATTATTTGGAAAAAGAAGGCTTTCCTCCAATACAAATTTTTGGAAAAAAAATTTTAGGAGGAGAAATAGATATGAATGCAAAAATTAGTAGTCAGTATATAAGTTCTTTGATGTTAATAGCTAGTCAATTTCAAATGGGATTAAAAATTTATTTAAAAGGAAATATTACATCTATTCCCTACATAAAAATGACTTTTAATTTACTGACTCTAGCCGGAATAAAAGCGGATTGGAAAGAAAAAATGATCCATATTTATCCAGTAAAAAATCAGGGAAAAAAATGTTTTTCTGTAGAATCCGATTGGAGTTCTGCTTCTTACTATTATTCTATGTCTGCTATTGCAAAAAAAAGCCATATTATTTTACGTTCATATAGCAATAAGAGTTTGCAAGGAGATAAAAAAGTTTGTGATATATATAATCAATATTTTGGGATTTCTACTGTTTTTGATCAAAATGTAATAACATTAAAGAAAAAATTGAATTTTTTATTACCAAGATTTATCGAATTAGATTTGAATAATACACCAGATCTTGCTCAAACTATTGTTGTTACTTGTGCGGCAATTGGCATAAAATGCAGTTTAAAAGGATTAGAAACATTGAAAATTAAAGAAACAGATAGATTAAAAGCATTGAAAGAAGAGCTTTTAAAATTTGGAGTGATAACAAAAATTACGAAATCTTGTTTAAAAATAACAGATTTTTATAGAAAAAAAATTGATTCTTTTATCAGAATTCGAACTTATCAGGATCACAGAATGGCAATGTCTTTTTCCACATTTGGATTATGCTCTGATTTTATCAAGATAGAAAACCCAAATGTTGTAGAAAAATCATATCCTAATTTTTGGAAAGACTTAGAATCTTTAGGTTTTTTAATTGATTATGAAGAATAA
- a CDS encoding C40 family peptidase, translated as MYRNNSKNYFQFLNHKLFFKEEIECIIEKAKNYMYTPYRYGGNNTKTGIDCSALIKNVFASYHIFLPRISYNQAKKGSFVPRKEIKKGDLLFFSTGISKKINHVGMVIHTSNKNISFIHASTSNGVIISQLYQEYWNHKFIMARRILYSS; from the coding sequence ATGTATAGAAATAATTCAAAAAATTATTTTCAATTTTTGAATCACAAACTGTTTTTTAAAGAAGAGATAGAATGCATTATAGAAAAAGCTAAAAATTACATGTATACTCCATATAGATATGGAGGAAATAATACAAAAACGGGAATAGATTGTTCCGCTTTAATCAAAAATGTTTTTGCCTCTTATCATATATTCTTACCACGTATTTCTTACAATCAAGCCAAAAAAGGTTCCTTTGTTCCAAGAAAGGAAATAAAAAAAGGAGACTTATTATTTTTTTCAACAGGAATATCTAAAAAAATCAATCATGTAGGAATGGTGATCCATACGAGCAATAAAAATATATCTTTTATTCATGCATCCACATCCAATGGAGTAATAATTTCTCAATTATATCAAGAATACTGGAATCATAAATTCATTATGGCAAGAAGAATTCTTTATTCTTCATAA
- the rpsT gene encoding 30S ribosomal protein S20 — protein MANHLSSLKRIRQNHTRRLRNKYAYKSTKTAIKKLLIDKNKKQYSIVISMIDKLAKKNIIHVNKAARLKKKLSKKILIS, from the coding sequence ATGGCAAATCATTTATCTTCTTTAAAAAGAATTAGACAGAATCATACTAGACGCTTACGTAATAAATATGCATATAAAAGTACTAAGACGGCTATTAAAAAATTGTTAATAGATAAAAACAAAAAACAATATTCTATTGTCATTTCCATGATAGATAAATTAGCCAAGAAAAATATTATACATGTGAATAAAGCTGCTAGATTGAAAAAAAAATTGAGTAAAAAAATTTTAATTAGTTAA
- a CDS encoding nucleotide pyrophosphohydrolase: MEIKSLQKLVHNWILNHGIRYFDILTNTILLSEEVGEVSRIIARNYGEQSKKQNCQKNEDLGEELSDVLFIIICLANQTGINLEKSFHRKLEKKKIRDHTRHHKNQKLK, translated from the coding sequence TTGGAAATTAAAAGTTTACAAAAATTAGTTCATAATTGGATCTTAAATCATGGAATTCGTTATTTTGATATATTAACGAACACAATTCTTTTATCTGAAGAAGTGGGTGAAGTTTCTAGAATTATTGCTAGAAATTATGGAGAACAATCAAAAAAACAAAACTGCCAAAAAAATGAAGATCTTGGAGAAGAATTATCAGATGTCTTATTTATTATAATTTGTTTAGCAAATCAGACTGGAATAAATTTGGAAAAATCATTTCATAGAAAATTAGAAAAAAAGAAAATTAGAGATCATACCAGACATCATAAAAATCAAAAATTGAAATAA